A region from the Agrobacterium cucumeris genome encodes:
- a CDS encoding DUF1269 domain-containing protein: MSELVVVGFDGTEEADRVLLKLAGLKKEYLVDLEDAVVVVRDENGKVHLKQSVNLTALGASSGFLSGGLWGGLVGLLFLNPLAGFAIGGAIGAGTGALAGSLTDFGIDDDFIKSLGETIPNGSSALFVLIRKVQPEKVLAELEGLRGRVIKTSLSPEQEAQLQKALSGETAQAAAPVA; this comes from the coding sequence ATGTCCGAACTCGTCGTTGTTGGTTTTGATGGAACGGAAGAGGCCGACCGCGTTCTTCTGAAGCTTGCCGGCCTGAAAAAGGAATATCTGGTCGATCTGGAAGACGCCGTGGTCGTTGTTCGTGATGAAAACGGCAAGGTGCATCTGAAGCAGAGCGTCAACCTGACGGCGCTTGGTGCAAGTTCCGGTTTTCTGTCCGGCGGCCTCTGGGGCGGCCTTGTCGGCCTGCTGTTCCTTAATCCGTTGGCGGGCTTTGCAATTGGCGGCGCAATTGGTGCCGGCACGGGCGCGCTGGCGGGTTCGCTGACCGATTTCGGCATCGATGACGATTTCATCAAATCCCTTGGCGAAACCATCCCGAATGGCTCTTCGGCACTGTTCGTGCTGATCCGCAAGGTACAGCCGGAAAAGGTGCTGGCGGAACTGGAAGGGCTGCGCGGCCGGGTCATCAAGACCTCACTGTCTCCGGAGCAGGAAGCGCAATTGCAAAAAGCTCTGTCGGGTGAAACCGCGCAGGCAGCTGCGCCCGTCGCTTGA